One window of the Danaus plexippus chromosome 25, MEX_DaPlex, whole genome shotgun sequence genome contains the following:
- the LOC116775253 gene encoding protein CBFA2T3 isoform X1 — protein sequence MEAKVKEEIPDKEYTQLTVDKRKPVTGKERKSPEQEETRSSPTPGPHSPQNNGTPALSSSESSPPPDARAAPALQRLRRFLSALHTFAADVSADVGERVRQLIFNLVAGVISIEEFQSGVQEATNYPLRASVPAFLRALLPLALRDLHARARRTKQTPLQYIRSHEHTVLEAGGDAADIFAHEAGKRRASDPFYECHSNGTHEDYPPAKRPVFNPSPFYPLPSNASLFDYQPYHCPTQEAGFERRDGGITVRDVSTMNATLEPRPGLAKTDDEWKNINTMLNCILSMVEKTKRALAILQQRGVEPPESSDIKRAASEIMCAAVRQTEERVAEVRRRAEDAVNQVKRQALVELQRAVGAAESKALELERARHSPPPGRDLSPGAAHSCCWNCGRAAQETCSGCGAARYCGAFCQHRDWENHHQVCSGRDTKPSSMVRTSPPSTQPILPKPLTRSSTPIVTPIVTPIAAPAATPNPAADRPAAAKK from the exons CTGTGACGGGGAAGGAGAGGAAGTCCCCGGAGCAGGAGGAGACCAGGTCCTCGCCAACACCTGGACCACACAGCCCACAGAACAACGGAACACCAG CGCTGTCGTCGTCCGAGTCCTCGCCTCCGCCCGACGCCCGCGCCGCTCCAGCGCTGCAGCGCTTGCGTCGCTTCCTTTCAGCGCTGCACACGTTCGCAGCGGATGTCAGCGCTGATGTCGGCGAGAGGGTCCGACAGTTGATATTCAACCTTGTG GCGGGAGTTATCAGTATCGAGGAGTTCCAGAGCGGGGTGCAGGAAGCCACCAACTATCCTCTGAGAGCGTCCGTCCCGGCCTTCCTCAGGGCCTTGTTACCCCTGGCCCTTAGAGACCTGCATGCTAGAGCTCGGAGAACGAAACAG ACACCGCTGCAGTACATCAGGTCGCACGAGCACACCGTGCTGGAGGCGGGTGGAGACGCCGCGGACATCTTCGCCCATGAGGCGGGCAAGAGACGTGCCAGCGACCC TTTCTACGAGTGTCACAGTAACGGTACTCACGAGGACTACCCTCCAGCCAAGAGGCCTGTGTTCAATCCGTCCCCGTTCTACCCTCTGCCGTCTAACGCCAGCCTCTTCGACTACCAGCCTTACCACTGCCCCACGCAGGAAGCTGGTTTCGAGAGGAGAGACG GTGGTATCACCGTCCGCGACGTGTCCACCATGAACGCGACCCTGGAGCCGCGGCCCGGCCTGGCCAAGACCGACGACGAGTGGAAGAACATCAACACCATGCTGAACTGCATCCTCAGTATGGTGGAGAAGACGAAACGAGCCCTCGCTATACTACAGCAGAGAG GAGTGGAACCTCCCGAGAGTTCTGATATAAAGCGCGCGGCGAGTGAGATCATGTGCGCCGCGGTGAGGCAGACGGAGGAGAGGGTCGCCGAAGTCAGGAGACGGGCCGAGGATGCCGTCAACCAG GTGAAGCGCCAGGCGCTGGTGGAGCTCCAGCGCGCGGTGGGCGCTGCCGAGAGCAAGGCCCTGGAGCTGGAGCGGGCGCGACACTCGCCGCCCCCCGGCCGAGACCTCAGCCCCGGGGCCGCGCACAGT TGTTGTTGGAACTGTGGTCGCGCGGCGCAGGAGACGTGCTCGGGCTGCGGCGCCGCCAGGTACTGCGGGGCCTTCTGCCAACACAGGGACTGGGAGAACCACCACCAG GTCTGCAGCGGTCGGGACACGAAGCCCTCGTCGATGGTCCGCACCTCCCCTCCCTCCACACAACCCATCCTCCCCAAACCCCTGACTCGCTCCTCGACCCCCATCGTCACACCTATAGTGACCCCCATAGCGGCACCCGCAGCGACCCCCAACCCCGCAGCCGACAGACCCGCGGCGGCGAAGAAATGA
- the LOC116775253 gene encoding protein CBFA2T3 isoform X2, whose protein sequence is MEAKVKEEIPDKEYTQLTVDKRKPVTGKERKSPEQEETRSSPTPGPHSPQNNGTPALSSSESSPPPDARAAPALQRLRRFLSALHTFAADVSADVGERVRQLIFNLVAGVISIEEFQSGVQEATNYPLRASVPAFLRALLPLALRDLHARARRTKQTPLQYIRSHEHTVLEAGGDAADIFAHEAGKRRASDPFYECHSNGTHEDYPPAKRPVFNPSPFYPLPSNASLFDYQPYHCPTQEAGFERRDGGITVRDVSTMNATLEPRPGLAKTDDEWKNINTMLNCILSMVEKTKRALAILQQRGVEPPESSDIKRAASEIMCAAVRQTEERVAEVRRRAEDAVNQVKRQALVELQRAVGAAESKALELERARHSPPPGRDLSPGAAHSVCSGRDTKPSSMVRTSPPSTQPILPKPLTRSSTPIVTPIVTPIAAPAATPNPAADRPAAAKK, encoded by the exons CTGTGACGGGGAAGGAGAGGAAGTCCCCGGAGCAGGAGGAGACCAGGTCCTCGCCAACACCTGGACCACACAGCCCACAGAACAACGGAACACCAG CGCTGTCGTCGTCCGAGTCCTCGCCTCCGCCCGACGCCCGCGCCGCTCCAGCGCTGCAGCGCTTGCGTCGCTTCCTTTCAGCGCTGCACACGTTCGCAGCGGATGTCAGCGCTGATGTCGGCGAGAGGGTCCGACAGTTGATATTCAACCTTGTG GCGGGAGTTATCAGTATCGAGGAGTTCCAGAGCGGGGTGCAGGAAGCCACCAACTATCCTCTGAGAGCGTCCGTCCCGGCCTTCCTCAGGGCCTTGTTACCCCTGGCCCTTAGAGACCTGCATGCTAGAGCTCGGAGAACGAAACAG ACACCGCTGCAGTACATCAGGTCGCACGAGCACACCGTGCTGGAGGCGGGTGGAGACGCCGCGGACATCTTCGCCCATGAGGCGGGCAAGAGACGTGCCAGCGACCC TTTCTACGAGTGTCACAGTAACGGTACTCACGAGGACTACCCTCCAGCCAAGAGGCCTGTGTTCAATCCGTCCCCGTTCTACCCTCTGCCGTCTAACGCCAGCCTCTTCGACTACCAGCCTTACCACTGCCCCACGCAGGAAGCTGGTTTCGAGAGGAGAGACG GTGGTATCACCGTCCGCGACGTGTCCACCATGAACGCGACCCTGGAGCCGCGGCCCGGCCTGGCCAAGACCGACGACGAGTGGAAGAACATCAACACCATGCTGAACTGCATCCTCAGTATGGTGGAGAAGACGAAACGAGCCCTCGCTATACTACAGCAGAGAG GAGTGGAACCTCCCGAGAGTTCTGATATAAAGCGCGCGGCGAGTGAGATCATGTGCGCCGCGGTGAGGCAGACGGAGGAGAGGGTCGCCGAAGTCAGGAGACGGGCCGAGGATGCCGTCAACCAG GTGAAGCGCCAGGCGCTGGTGGAGCTCCAGCGCGCGGTGGGCGCTGCCGAGAGCAAGGCCCTGGAGCTGGAGCGGGCGCGACACTCGCCGCCCCCCGGCCGAGACCTCAGCCCCGGGGCCGCGCACAGT GTCTGCAGCGGTCGGGACACGAAGCCCTCGTCGATGGTCCGCACCTCCCCTCCCTCCACACAACCCATCCTCCCCAAACCCCTGACTCGCTCCTCGACCCCCATCGTCACACCTATAGTGACCCCCATAGCGGCACCCGCAGCGACCCCCAACCCCGCAGCCGACAGACCCGCGGCGGCGAAGAAATGA